A region of Sulfuricella denitrificans skB26 DNA encodes the following proteins:
- a CDS encoding TIGR03790 family protein, with amino-acid sequence MLKGKVSRSLIVAPFLVLALCWVLLGYAAPELPDPASGVLAPTVIFPKTSLGSADLAVIVNDADPLSVEIAQYYKIKRGIPDVNMIHVSFAPGSTVMSQTEFARIKAMVDTKTPQQVQAFALTWTKPYRVDCMSITTAFAAGFDKKFCANGCALTKPNPYFDSASVTPFKDFGLRPTISLAGSSIEDVKKLIDRGVQSDSTFPAGTGYLLDTSDKNRNVRAAGFEPLRRYLGRVVKLEQIKADYIEKKPDVLFYFTGMTQVDKLTSNTFVPGAIADHLTSAGGQLTDSFQMSSLRWLEAGATGSYGAVVEPCNYPGKFPYPGVLVGHYTSGETLIEAYWKSVAMPGQGVFIGEPLANPYGGNLVSFSNGELTIRTHSLAPGFYTLLGSDSGIGPSHPVARHFRVGYGLKEIKLKNAKNLFYRIVPERGGNAARL; translated from the coding sequence GTGCTGAAGGGAAAAGTAAGCCGCTCTCTCATCGTTGCGCCGTTCCTTGTGCTGGCATTGTGCTGGGTGCTACTTGGTTATGCCGCGCCAGAGTTGCCCGATCCGGCTTCTGGCGTTTTAGCACCCACCGTCATTTTCCCCAAAACCAGTCTCGGCTCTGCTGATCTCGCCGTGATCGTCAATGATGCTGACCCGCTCAGTGTCGAAATTGCCCAATATTACAAGATCAAGCGCGGCATTCCGGACGTGAATATGATCCATGTCAGTTTTGCGCCTGGCTCAACCGTGATGAGCCAGACCGAGTTTGCCAGAATCAAGGCAATGGTCGATACCAAAACGCCTCAGCAGGTGCAGGCCTTTGCGCTTACCTGGACTAAACCTTACCGAGTCGACTGCATGTCTATCACCACTGCGTTTGCCGCCGGATTTGACAAAAAATTCTGTGCAAATGGCTGTGCGTTAACGAAACCCAATCCCTATTTCGATTCGGCCAGTGTCACACCATTCAAGGATTTCGGCCTGCGCCCGACCATCAGCCTGGCGGGATCAAGTATTGAGGATGTGAAGAAACTGATCGACCGCGGTGTGCAGTCCGATAGCACCTTTCCGGCAGGCACTGGCTATCTGTTGGATACCAGTGACAAGAACCGCAATGTGCGGGCGGCGGGCTTCGAGCCGCTACGCCGTTACCTCGGACGTGTAGTAAAGCTGGAACAGATCAAGGCGGATTACATTGAGAAAAAACCTGACGTGCTATTTTATTTCACCGGCATGACACAGGTAGATAAGCTAACAAGCAATACATTCGTTCCCGGCGCGATTGCCGATCACCTGACTTCTGCGGGCGGACAGCTTACTGACAGTTTCCAGATGAGTAGCCTGCGCTGGCTGGAGGCGGGTGCGACCGGCAGCTATGGTGCAGTGGTCGAGCCGTGCAATTACCCTGGTAAATTTCCGTATCCGGGCGTCCTGGTGGGCCACTACACCAGTGGTGAAACGCTGATCGAAGCCTATTGGAAAAGCGTGGCGATGCCCGGTCAGGGTGTTTTTATCGGGGAACCGCTGGCGAATCCCTATGGTGGCAACCTAGTGTCGTTCAGCAATGGCGAACTGACGATACGCACCCACTCCTTGGCACCGGGGTTTTATACACTGCTTGGTTCGGATTCAGGTATTGGCCCATCGCATCCAGTGGCAAGGCATTTTCGTGTCGGATACGGCTTGAAGGAAATCAAACTGAAGAATGCGAAAAACCTGTTTTACAGGATTGTGCCGGAACGTGGTGGGAATGCGGCGAGGCTGTAG
- the galE gene encoding UDP-glucose 4-epimerase GalE: MTKNQKILITGGAGYIGSHTCLVLLEAGFDVAVVDNLCNSSREALRRVEGITGKNVSFHEADVRDGVALSTIFEAEKPQAVIHFAGLKAVGESVEKPLEYYDNNISGTLTLLLAMRAAGVRQIVFSSSATVYGNPATVPIREDFPLSATNPYGRSKLIIEDVLRDLVLSDASWKVALLRYFNPVGAHESGLIGEDPNGIPNNLMPFVSQVAVGRRPHLNVFGGDYPTPDGTGVRDYIHVVDLAKGHLAALQALNGWEGSQPLTVNLGTGHGYSVLDMVRAFEKASGRAVPFKIVDRRPGDIATCYADPALAERLLGWKAQFGVERMCEDAWRWQVGNPEGYA, encoded by the coding sequence ATGACCAAAAATCAAAAAATATTAATCACCGGAGGCGCCGGCTACATCGGTTCTCATACCTGTCTGGTGCTGCTTGAAGCCGGGTTTGACGTTGCGGTGGTGGATAACCTGTGCAATAGCTCGCGCGAAGCGCTGCGCCGCGTGGAGGGGATCACTGGAAAAAATGTGTCATTCCATGAAGCCGATGTGCGCGACGGGGTAGCGCTATCAACAATTTTTGAAGCAGAAAAGCCGCAAGCGGTGATTCATTTTGCGGGCCTGAAAGCAGTGGGCGAATCGGTGGAAAAACCGCTTGAATACTACGACAACAACATCAGTGGCACGCTGACCTTGCTCCTCGCCATGCGCGCAGCCGGCGTGCGGCAGATCGTCTTCAGCTCCTCCGCCACCGTCTATGGCAACCCGGCTACAGTGCCGATACGCGAAGACTTTCCGCTTTCAGCCACCAACCCCTACGGCCGTTCCAAGCTGATCATCGAAGACGTCTTGCGCGATCTCGTGCTCTCGGATGCTTCATGGAAGGTAGCATTGCTGCGCTACTTCAACCCCGTCGGCGCACACGAAAGCGGCCTGATCGGCGAAGATCCGAACGGTATTCCCAACAACCTGATGCCCTTTGTTTCCCAGGTAGCAGTGGGGCGTCGCCCTCACCTCAACGTGTTTGGCGGCGATTACCCAACCCCTGATGGAACTGGCGTGCGCGACTACATTCACGTCGTCGACCTGGCAAAAGGTCATCTTGCAGCACTACAGGCATTGAATGGGTGGGAAGGGAGCCAACCGCTTACGGTCAACTTGGGAACGGGGCACGGCTATTCTGTGCTGGACATGGTTCGGGCTTTCGAAAAAGCCAGCGGCCGTGCCGTGCCATTCAAGATCGTGGATAGACGCCCCGGCGATATTGCAACGTGTTATGCCGACCCTGCCTTGGCTGAACGCCTGCTTGGCTGGAAGGCGCAATTCGGGGTTGAAAGAATGTGTGAAGATGCCTGGCGCTGGCAGGTAGGCAATCCAGAGGGTTACGCCTGA
- a CDS encoding nucleotide sugar dehydrogenase codes for MSIVAVVGLGYVGLPLAVEFGKKIETIGFDLSSEKVESYKRFCDPTGEMSGDDLRAATQLTLTTDPALIGKADYIIVAVPTPVDKAHQPDFSPLVSSSTSVGRHMKKGAIVIYESTVYPGATEEICVPILEKESGLKWKQDFHIGYSPERINPGDKEHTVTKILKVVSGDDAESLEKVAQLYEMVIIAGVHRASSIKVAEAAKVIENTQRDLNIALMNELAIIFDKLGIDTLEVLQAAGTKWNFLPFRPGLVGGHCIGVDPYYLTHKADMLGYIPQVILAGRRINDGMGKFIAEQTVKQMIQAGSHVKGAKVIVLGLTFKENCGDLRNSKVIDIINELKTYGIEVLVHEPIGDASEAKHEYGVSLTAWDKLPQADAIVAAVAHKEFLERPLSDFLTKLKPGGAFIDVKSAYDSKALRDAGLTVWRL; via the coding sequence ATGAGTATCGTTGCGGTTGTTGGTCTGGGCTATGTGGGATTACCTCTGGCAGTGGAATTCGGCAAAAAAATCGAGACCATCGGTTTCGACTTGTCTAGCGAGAAAGTAGAAAGCTACAAACGCTTCTGTGACCCGACCGGTGAAATGAGTGGTGACGACCTGCGCGCCGCTACCCAACTCACGTTGACCACCGACCCTGCACTGATCGGCAAGGCCGACTACATCATCGTCGCCGTGCCCACCCCGGTGGACAAAGCGCACCAACCCGATTTCAGCCCACTGGTCAGCTCCAGCACCAGTGTTGGCCGACACATGAAGAAGGGTGCCATCGTTATCTACGAATCCACAGTCTACCCTGGCGCCACTGAAGAAATCTGCGTCCCCATCCTGGAAAAGGAATCCGGCCTGAAATGGAAGCAGGACTTCCATATTGGCTACTCCCCGGAGCGGATCAACCCTGGCGATAAAGAGCACACCGTCACAAAAATCCTCAAAGTGGTCTCCGGTGACGATGCCGAATCTCTGGAGAAAGTCGCCCAGCTCTACGAAATGGTCATCATCGCCGGGGTGCATCGTGCATCCAGCATCAAGGTAGCCGAAGCCGCCAAAGTCATCGAAAACACCCAGCGCGATCTCAATATCGCCCTCATGAATGAACTCGCCATCATCTTCGACAAGCTCGGCATCGACACCCTCGAAGTCTTGCAGGCGGCGGGTACAAAATGGAACTTCCTGCCCTTCCGTCCCGGCCTCGTAGGCGGCCACTGCATCGGCGTGGACCCTTACTATCTTACCCACAAGGCCGACATGCTCGGCTACATCCCGCAAGTTATCCTGGCTGGCCGGCGCATCAACGACGGTATGGGAAAATTTATCGCCGAGCAGACCGTCAAGCAGATGATACAGGCGGGTAGCCACGTCAAGGGTGCCAAGGTGATTGTGCTCGGGCTCACCTTCAAGGAAAACTGCGGCGATTTGCGCAACTCCAAGGTGATAGACATCATTAACGAACTCAAAACCTACGGCATCGAGGTGTTGGTACACGAGCCAATAGGCGATGCCAGTGAAGCCAAGCACGAATACGGCGTCAGCCTCACAGCCTGGGACAAGTTGCCGCAGGCTGACGCTATCGTGGCCGCTGTGGCACACAAGGAATTCCTGGAGCGGCCACTGTCTGACTTTCTGACCAAGCTGAAACCGGGCGGTGCCTTCATCGACGTCAAATCTGCCTATGACAGCAAGGCCCTGCGCGATGCCGGCCTGACTGTCTGGCGCCTGTAA
- a CDS encoding SDR family oxidoreductase: MTKYHELKQHLQGNSHAWLITGVAGFIGSNLLETLLKLDQKVVGLDNFSTGHRHNLDQVEARVTPTQWQSFRLIEGDIRNLADCTAACYGVDYVLHQAALGSVPRSLEDPILTNENNITGFLNMLVAARDAQVQRFVYAASSSTYGDHPGLPKVEDLIGKPLSPYAVTKYVNELYADVFARCYGFKTVGLRYFNIFGQRQDPAGAYAAVIPKWVASMIKNESVFINGDGETSRDFCYIDNTVQANLLAATTDNPDAVDQVYNVAVGDRTSLNQLFEGIRILLEPRFPHLKDFKPTYRDFRAGDVRHSLADISKAQNLLGYAPTHRIDEGLKEAMDWYVRDLTG; encoded by the coding sequence ATGACAAAATATCATGAACTCAAACAGCACCTTCAGGGCAATTCGCATGCTTGGCTGATCACTGGCGTAGCCGGGTTTATCGGCTCCAATCTGCTGGAAACGCTGCTTAAGCTAGACCAGAAAGTGGTCGGGCTGGACAACTTCTCCACCGGTCACCGCCATAACCTGGATCAGGTAGAAGCACGGGTCACCCCGACGCAGTGGCAGAGTTTCCGCCTGATCGAAGGAGATATACGTAACCTGGCAGATTGCACTGCGGCATGCTACGGCGTCGATTACGTGTTGCACCAAGCCGCGCTGGGCTCCGTGCCGCGCTCGCTGGAAGATCCCATCCTGACCAATGAAAACAATATCACGGGGTTTCTCAATATGCTGGTGGCAGCGCGGGATGCGCAGGTGCAGCGTTTTGTGTATGCGGCATCCAGTTCCACCTACGGCGATCATCCTGGCTTGCCCAAGGTAGAAGACCTGATCGGCAAACCGCTTTCCCCCTATGCCGTAACCAAGTACGTCAATGAACTCTATGCAGACGTATTTGCCCGTTGCTATGGTTTCAAAACCGTTGGCCTGCGTTACTTCAATATTTTTGGTCAGCGCCAGGATCCGGCAGGGGCCTATGCCGCGGTAATCCCCAAGTGGGTTGCCAGCATGATCAAAAACGAGTCGGTATTTATCAACGGCGACGGTGAAACCAGTCGCGACTTCTGCTACATCGACAACACCGTGCAGGCCAACCTTCTGGCCGCCACCACCGACAATCCGGACGCAGTGGATCAGGTTTATAACGTGGCGGTAGGTGATCGTACCAGCCTGAACCAGTTGTTCGAAGGCATTCGAATCCTGCTCGAACCACGCTTCCCGCACCTGAAAGACTTCAAACCCACCTACCGGGACTTCCGTGCCGGCGATGTGCGTCATTCTCTGGCGGATATCAGCAAAGCCCAAAACCTGCTGGGATATGCCCCGACACATCGCATCGACGAGGGACTCAAGGAAGCCATGGATTGGTATGTTAGAGATCTGACTGGTTAA
- a CDS encoding glycosyltransferase — MQLRILHVIASVNPTGGGPIEGVKQLAKINENYGHKIEILSLDDPASEWVGKFPHPVHAMGPASKIFGYTPRLVPWLRANAHNYDVVVVNAIWGYNCFGTWLALRKSSLPYYVYTHGMLDPWFKYRYPLKHLKKMLYWPWGVYPALRDARGVMFTCEEERMLARESFWLYDCNEIVVNYGTPGAPDQNKDYGAPFLEKHPELKNFRRFVFLGRVHPKKGPDILIESIAKLRDKGLWDMKGMRLIMAGPVDGPYAESLKSLSRRLGVDECIYWTGMLLGDDKWGALQCSEAFVLPSHQENFGIAVAESLSVGVPVLISKAVNIWRPIVMDGAGLAEEDTVPGCVAMFERWFSMDTTHRELMRSKSHECFASRFTSRNAAISLLSNIYQVIYAEKHESSRGDALRTHAVR, encoded by the coding sequence ATGCAGCTTCGCATTTTGCACGTAATTGCATCGGTAAATCCAACAGGTGGAGGCCCTATTGAGGGTGTCAAGCAGCTAGCCAAAATCAATGAGAACTATGGCCACAAGATCGAAATCTTGAGTCTTGACGACCCGGCCAGCGAATGGGTGGGAAAATTTCCGCATCCCGTGCATGCCATGGGTCCGGCTTCCAAAATATTTGGTTATACACCCAGGCTTGTGCCATGGCTTCGTGCTAACGCCCACAATTATGATGTCGTGGTGGTGAATGCCATCTGGGGTTATAACTGTTTCGGCACGTGGCTGGCGCTACGCAAATCGAGCTTACCCTATTATGTCTACACGCACGGCATGCTTGATCCGTGGTTCAAGTACAGATATCCGTTAAAGCACCTTAAAAAGATGCTGTATTGGCCTTGGGGGGTCTATCCTGCCTTGCGTGATGCTCGCGGAGTGATGTTCACCTGTGAGGAAGAGCGTATGTTGGCTCGGGAGTCCTTCTGGCTCTACGATTGCAATGAAATTGTGGTCAATTATGGTACCCCCGGTGCGCCAGATCAGAATAAAGACTATGGGGCACCCTTTCTGGAAAAGCACCCCGAACTGAAGAATTTCAGACGTTTTGTTTTCCTCGGCCGCGTGCACCCTAAAAAAGGGCCGGATATTCTCATAGAGTCGATCGCTAAATTGCGCGACAAGGGGTTGTGGGATATGAAAGGCATGCGCCTTATCATGGCAGGCCCGGTTGATGGGCCTTATGCCGAGTCCCTTAAGTCCCTAAGCCGACGTTTGGGAGTCGATGAATGCATTTATTGGACGGGCATGCTGTTAGGAGATGACAAGTGGGGGGCATTGCAATGTTCAGAAGCATTTGTGTTGCCATCGCACCAGGAAAATTTTGGTATTGCTGTTGCTGAATCGCTGTCAGTCGGAGTGCCTGTCTTGATTTCCAAGGCAGTCAATATCTGGCGTCCAATTGTTATGGACGGTGCGGGATTGGCCGAAGAAGATACCGTGCCAGGCTGCGTTGCCATGTTCGAACGTTGGTTCAGTATGGATACAACTCACCGTGAACTTATGCGGAGCAAATCGCACGAATGTTTTGCCTCGCGCTTCACTTCGCGAAATGCGGCGATTTCATTGCTGTCGAATATTTATCAGGTCATCTACGCAGAGAAACATGAATCTTCGAGAGGGGATGCCTTGAGAACTCATGCTGTCCGATAA
- a CDS encoding glycosyltransferase family 4 protein → MLPKEKVSTYPIIEACRLLAKILNIDALTRHETGLCCVDAVYHNLDRNVARQISKMGSVEGVYAYEDGALETFQTARKMGVTTNYEIASAYWRAAVNIFQEEAELNPEWAVTIAALNYSTEKLNRKDEEIALADKVIVASNFTASNLTLGNFANKDVVIIPYGSPTPIQQVIPDKDNSRKLKVLFVGNLSQGKGISYLFGASDLLKDKIALTVIGSRNQTCIPLDRQLEKCRYFPSLPHNEVLKEMRCHDVFVFPSLWDGFGLVILEAMSQGIPVIASTNCGGPDVITDGKDGFIVPIRSCEAIAEKLEILANDIDLLNQMKIAALETAKRYSWARYQSELVKHVIQ, encoded by the coding sequence ATGTTGCCCAAAGAAAAAGTGTCGACTTACCCAATAATAGAGGCCTGCCGCCTGCTGGCTAAAATTCTAAATATTGACGCCTTAACACGGCATGAAACGGGTCTGTGTTGCGTTGATGCTGTTTACCATAACCTTGACCGGAACGTAGCTCGTCAGATATCTAAAATGGGGTCGGTGGAAGGTGTTTACGCTTATGAAGACGGGGCACTAGAAACTTTTCAGACAGCCCGAAAAATGGGAGTTACCACCAACTATGAGATTGCTAGTGCTTATTGGCGTGCGGCAGTCAATATTTTTCAGGAAGAAGCAGAGCTTAATCCTGAGTGGGCCGTAACCATAGCAGCGCTGAATTACAGTACTGAAAAACTCAATCGTAAGGATGAAGAAATTGCACTTGCCGACAAAGTTATTGTGGCAAGTAATTTTACCGCCAGCAATTTGACGCTGGGCAATTTCGCTAATAAGGATGTTGTGATAATTCCTTACGGTTCACCCACACCAATTCAACAGGTAATTCCTGACAAAGATAATTCACGAAAGCTGAAAGTATTGTTTGTAGGTAATCTTAGCCAGGGAAAGGGGATTTCTTATTTGTTTGGTGCTAGCGATCTCCTTAAAGATAAAATTGCACTGACCGTTATTGGGAGTCGGAATCAAACCTGCATCCCATTGGACCGGCAACTTGAGAAGTGCCGTTATTTTCCCAGTCTTCCGCATAATGAAGTACTGAAGGAAATGCGGTGCCATGATGTATTTGTTTTTCCCTCGCTTTGGGATGGCTTTGGGTTGGTTATTCTGGAAGCCATGTCGCAAGGCATACCTGTTATCGCTTCTACAAATTGCGGTGGGCCCGATGTGATCACCGATGGCAAAGATGGGTTTATCGTACCGATTCGTTCCTGCGAAGCAATTGCGGAAAAGTTGGAAATACTCGCCAATGACATAGACCTGCTTAATCAAATGAAAATCGCAGCTCTCGAAACGGCCAAGCGATATTCATGGGCACGGTATCAATCTGAACTGGTGAAACATGTTATCCAATAA
- a CDS encoding O-antigen ligase family protein, whose translation MLSNNVSNTIASDISQKSIVVNKSEKARRKVVKYVFWIYWLLLFEGALRKWVFPELQELIFFARDPIVLLVYFVAWRYHIVKRDGLLTAGVIIAFIFIPLMFVQIAIVDMNIFTLVYGWRMYFMYLPLMFVIKDAFNHEDIYKLIRQSLYVSIPLSVLVYFQYISPPHSFINQAYSTGHVFIVANNIVRTTGTFSFTAGQTMFSASLIAMIVFAWLYRKSAPLLSLPWLVMATGSSVTTLLLTGSRTAFFLAGLVVLATFFGLSFTKGIKRKLTGALLLFFLLCVGAFLFMGPFKDSFDALSTRVDQADKSEGTANRAFSPFTEFFDVVLEAPLVGYGLGFGTSGGSKLALGKTTIVLPENEWPRVVMEVGPAFGILYIGYRVFFTLIIFGQCIRCARTENLLPMILLGFIGFYMLAGNITGTGTIHGYNWIFVGLVMAAARKQTQRQVAISRNRGASC comes from the coding sequence ATGTTATCCAATAATGTCAGCAATACCATTGCGAGCGACATTAGCCAGAAATCAATTGTCGTTAACAAGTCTGAAAAAGCCAGAAGAAAAGTAGTTAAATATGTCTTCTGGATTTACTGGCTTTTGCTTTTTGAAGGCGCATTACGGAAATGGGTGTTCCCCGAGCTTCAAGAACTCATATTCTTTGCACGTGATCCAATTGTTTTGCTGGTCTACTTTGTCGCGTGGCGTTACCACATTGTTAAACGTGATGGGTTATTAACAGCAGGGGTGATTATAGCTTTCATTTTTATCCCTCTGATGTTTGTACAAATTGCTATTGTTGACATGAATATCTTCACGCTGGTTTACGGTTGGCGCATGTATTTTATGTACTTGCCTTTGATGTTTGTTATCAAAGATGCCTTCAACCATGAAGATATTTACAAGCTAATCAGGCAGAGTCTTTACGTATCTATACCGCTGTCAGTGCTGGTTTATTTTCAGTACATCTCCCCCCCGCACAGTTTCATCAACCAGGCTTACAGTACCGGGCACGTCTTCATCGTTGCAAATAACATTGTTCGAACAACGGGTACGTTTTCGTTTACTGCGGGACAAACCATGTTTTCCGCAAGCTTGATAGCCATGATTGTTTTCGCCTGGCTTTATCGAAAGAGTGCACCTCTTCTTTCCTTGCCTTGGCTTGTCATGGCCACGGGTTCTTCGGTTACGACATTACTGTTAACTGGCAGTAGAACGGCATTTTTTTTAGCCGGTCTGGTAGTGTTGGCAACTTTTTTCGGGCTTTCATTTACCAAGGGTATTAAGCGTAAACTCACTGGTGCTCTATTACTGTTTTTTTTGTTGTGCGTAGGTGCGTTTTTATTCATGGGGCCATTTAAAGATTCGTTTGATGCCCTTTCCACGCGCGTTGATCAGGCAGATAAATCAGAAGGCACCGCGAATCGAGCATTTTCACCTTTCACTGAATTTTTTGATGTCGTTCTTGAAGCTCCCCTTGTAGGGTATGGGCTTGGTTTTGGCACTAGCGGTGGTTCCAAACTGGCGCTAGGAAAAACGACTATAGTCTTGCCTGAAAATGAGTGGCCTCGGGTCGTCATGGAAGTTGGCCCTGCCTTTGGGATTTTATATATTGGGTACAGGGTGTTTTTTACCTTGATAATTTTTGGGCAATGCATCCGGTGTGCGCGCACAGAAAACCTGCTTCCAATGATCCTTTTAGGATTTATCGGTTTCTATATGCTTGCTGGGAACATTACAGGAACCGGCACAATACATGGTTATAACTGGATATTTGTCGGTTTGGTGATGGCTGCGGCCAGAAAGCAAACCCAGAGACAGGTGGCCATTAGTAGGAATAGGGGTGCTTCCTGCTGA
- a CDS encoding lipopolysaccharide biosynthesis protein, translating into MSTKRRIIHGIGANGFGQAVTILIQLASVPILIHAWGLQLYGEWITLSAIPSYLVLSDIGLSLVAGNSLALIAEKGDIRQMQTIFQSTWVMVSSLSIVVLIPVVVIVWFIEPGQFLGLTKITGGTLSITLLLLFSHVALSMQTGILQLPFRVLKRNPFSVAAVNVIRLMEWVVATVVVLTGGGVVEVAVAFLLVRMLGNVSLWLILGRSGSPLRIGISHASLQTIRMLLRPSLASMCFPLGLSFTIQGFILLVGGMVGSIGVAVFSIYRTFTRVPIQLATAINQAIWPELSYAFGANDIDKAKKLVTKMLQFGIVLSIVSALAVYFLGETVIDLWVTKALAHNSLLLIGLTLAALVHILWQPFWVALMATNKHTRFAWYFLAISALSLLLGWVFLLAFGLTGAGYAILLAECLMFAAAFFSYNRYFRVAAND; encoded by the coding sequence ATGAGCACTAAACGTAGAATCATACACGGCATTGGTGCGAATGGTTTCGGGCAAGCGGTCACGATATTAATCCAGCTTGCCAGTGTTCCTATCTTGATCCATGCCTGGGGTCTTCAGCTATATGGGGAATGGATTACGCTGTCGGCTATTCCCTCCTATTTGGTGTTAAGCGATATCGGGCTTAGCCTCGTGGCCGGTAATTCGTTGGCCCTGATCGCTGAAAAGGGTGATATCCGGCAAATGCAGACCATATTCCAGAGCACCTGGGTCATGGTCAGTTCCCTGTCAATTGTTGTATTAATCCCTGTGGTGGTCATTGTCTGGTTTATAGAGCCAGGCCAATTTCTTGGCTTAACGAAAATCACCGGTGGGACATTAAGTATCACCCTGCTGCTTTTATTTTCCCACGTCGCCTTGAGCATGCAGACAGGTATTTTGCAGCTGCCATTCAGGGTGCTGAAAAGAAACCCATTTTCTGTTGCTGCCGTCAATGTCATCCGGTTGATGGAGTGGGTTGTGGCAACAGTTGTCGTATTAACTGGAGGGGGGGTTGTTGAGGTCGCGGTGGCTTTCCTGCTGGTCAGAATGTTGGGCAACGTCAGTTTGTGGCTAATACTTGGCAGGAGTGGATCTCCTCTGCGGATTGGGATTAGTCATGCCAGTCTGCAGACAATAAGAATGCTGCTACGCCCCTCATTGGCATCCATGTGCTTTCCGCTGGGCCTGTCTTTTACCATACAGGGATTTATCCTGCTTGTCGGCGGTATGGTCGGTTCCATTGGGGTGGCGGTGTTCAGTATCTATAGAACTTTCACGCGAGTGCCAATCCAATTGGCAACTGCAATTAATCAAGCAATATGGCCGGAATTATCTTATGCCTTTGGTGCCAACGACATCGATAAAGCCAAAAAGCTGGTTACCAAAATGCTGCAATTCGGAATCGTATTAAGCATAGTGTCCGCATTGGCAGTTTATTTTCTGGGTGAAACCGTCATCGATTTGTGGGTGACCAAGGCGCTTGCGCATAACTCTCTATTGCTAATAGGGCTCACACTCGCAGCGTTAGTCCATATTCTATGGCAACCTTTCTGGGTTGCGCTGATGGCAACTAACAAACATACCCGATTTGCGTGGTACTTCTTGGCTATATCGGCACTGTCCTTATTATTGGGCTGGGTGTTCTTGTTGGCCTTTGGATTGACGGGTGCTGGTTATGCAATATTACTGGCTGAATGCTTAATGTTTGCCGCCGCTTTTTTTTCATATAACCGTTATTTCAGGGTGGCTGCGAATGATTAG
- a CDS encoding acyltransferase produces MISYLSYLFRHRIRETPFSYLWFKVWAKRVVNLNGLIRILYRVYRLSLKGAEIGDLSVIGTVELNGKASNLKMGRECVLGSRVHLALHDRIVFGNNVVVNDGCILLTASHDIDDPDWKHVKAPIVVEDYAWIATNAIILPGVSIGYGAVVGAGAVVTKNVPAYSVVAGNPARILKQRAARQFSYSTVRFLAPIEAWVGIRDGIN; encoded by the coding sequence ATGATTAGTTACCTATCATATTTGTTTCGCCACAGAATCAGAGAAACACCCTTCTCATATCTATGGTTTAAAGTGTGGGCAAAACGTGTTGTCAACTTGAATGGATTGATCCGTATCCTTTACAGAGTCTATCGCCTGTCGTTAAAGGGTGCTGAGATTGGAGACCTTTCTGTCATAGGTACAGTGGAGTTAAACGGGAAAGCGTCTAATTTGAAAATGGGCCGAGAATGCGTGCTGGGTAGCCGTGTGCACCTGGCGCTACACGACAGAATCGTGTTTGGGAATAATGTGGTTGTCAATGATGGTTGCATTCTACTAACTGCAAGTCACGATATTGACGATCCGGACTGGAAGCATGTCAAAGCGCCAATCGTTGTGGAAGACTATGCCTGGATCGCCACCAACGCCATTATTTTACCCGGAGTCAGTATCGGGTATGGTGCTGTGGTGGGGGCGGGTGCGGTGGTCACTAAAAATGTTCCGGCTTATAGCGTGGTGGCTGGGAACCCAGCACGAATACTTAAACAAAGAGCGGCAAGGCAATTCTCGTATTCGACGGTACGATTTCTGGCTCCTATCGAAGCGTGGGTTGGAATCCGTGATGGCATTAATTAA